Genomic DNA from Salinibacter pepae:
CGGCGCTGAACGAGAGGTCTCGAACGGTCGTTCGCGTGTAGTCGAACAGCCAGCCCTGCCGGACCAGGTCAGGGACGGAGCCGCCGCGGGTCGTGGTCACGCGCCCCCGTCGGACCTCAATGTCCGCAAATGTTAAATCCAGGGCGCTTCCCGACGTGGAGGGGGACACTTGCCGAACGGCGTTCGCGGCGTTCCAGCCCCCTGAAGAGTCGCGCCGAAGTACGAGGTGGGGCCGAATCAAGGCAAGAGACTGGATGGACAGTTCTGCGGTCAAGAGGTTGGCCCACTGGGGGGTCGCCTGGATCTCGTCAACCGTCCCAACAAGCGTGCCCGAGGGAGCTCGCAGCTGCACCCCGCTTGCTTCGAGGTTGGTGAGAAGGGACCCACTCAGAGAGTCGATCGAGAGGGTGCCCTGGAATTGCTGGTTGAATCGCGCCTCCACGTGTTGTCGGATCTGATCGCGGCCCACCTCCGTCCGTGTGAGCCCGACGAAGAAGACGACCCCGACCATCACCGCTGCGAATGCGACACGGAAGGCCCGCCACAGCGGTTGGGTGAGGGAACGGCGATTGGACGAGTCGGGCACGATTGCGGGCCGAAGGCGGAGGGGGATGGAGGGCGTTATTGAGGCAACCGCCTCCTATCGACGTGTTGACACGACTGGAGGAGGGGCGGCGTTTCAGTTCGAACACGCAAACTGCCAGGCATGACGGGCGTCGGCCTCCGTGACATCGCCGGTCACGTACGCCTGGCCCAACTGTTCAAGGAGCACGAAGCGGATGGTGTCCCCCTCATTTTTCTTGTCCGCCGCCATCGCCGCGTAGAGGTCGGGAAAGGGCACCTCGGCGGGGTCGGATTCAATCGGCACGGCACGGATCACGTGATCGAGTCGCTCGCGAGGCACCGCCTCGGGGTGGCGCCGATGGGAAAGGTAGAGCCCCGCCCGCATTCCGATGGCGACGGCCTCGCCGTGGGTAAACGCCCCGTACCCCGCCACGCGTTCGAGGGCGTGGGCAAAGGTGTGGCCGAAGTTAAGAATGGCGCGCCGGCCCTCCTCCCGTTCGTCGGCACTGACGACGTCGGCCTTCACGCCCACGGCGTCCTCAATCACCGACGAGACCATCTCCCGATCTTTGCGGGCCATGACGGGGACCAGGTGGTCTTCCAGGGCCTCGAAGAGATCGGGGTCGCGGATGAGGGCGTGTTTGATCACCTCCGCCATGCCGCTTGTGTACTCCCGCATCGGCAGGGTATCGAGCGTCTGCGGGTCGGCGCAGACGAGCTCCGGCTGGTAGAAGGCCCCGATCAGGTTCTTGCCGGTGTCGTGGTTGATGGCCGTTTTGCCCCCCACCGACGCGTCGACCTGGGCGAGAAGGGAGGTTGGCAGTTGCACGAGGGGCAGCCCGCGCAGGAGGGTGGCCGCGGCAAACCCGGCCAGGTCGCCGACGACGCCGCCCCCGAGGGCGAGCACTGGGGTCTGCCGATCGATGCCCCAGGCGAGGGCGTCGTCGTAGATGCGGTGAAGGCATGAGGCCGACTTGGTCTGCTCGCCAGGGGGGAGGACGATGGAACGCACCGTCCAGCCTGCGTTGGAAAGGCCCTTAACGAGCGGGGTCTTGTAGTGGCGGCCCACGTTCTCGTCGGTGACGAGGAGACACCGTCCGGCCGAGAGCCCAACGTCTTCTAGCAGAGACGGGACCGTGGCGAGGGAATCGAAATGAACGGTGTAACTTCGCTCGTCAAGATCAACGAAAACGGCCATGGGGGCGAGTGGGCTCGGGATAAGTCTTTCTCTACGGTCTTTTCCTGCCCCACGGACTGGCGGGGCGTGAGATTCCTCGCCCCTTCGGAATTTGAGGAGTTTGGTCGCGCGTTTCCGGAGCGTCCTCGCCCCCTGATCCACCGCACACGCTGCCCCGAAACAGCCCCGATCCCGTCCACATGGTGATTCCGTCGATCCTGGAGCAGGCGCACGCTCTCGCCGGCCGGGCGGTCGGAGAGGGCGGAATTGCGGTCGACGCCACGGTCGGCAACGGACACGACACCGCGTTCCTGGCCCGAGCGGTCGGTGCGGGCGGGGCCGTCGTGGGATTCGACGTGCAGGAGGAGGCCCTAATCGAGACGCGACACCGCCTCGAGCGGGAAGCCCTCAGCGCCCCCGTTCGGCTGGTGCATGCGGGGCATCAGACCCTCGCCCGCCACCTAGAAGAGACGGAGCGGGGGCGGGTCGGCGCCATCATGTTTAACCTGGGGTACCTGCCCGGCGGAGATCACTCGGTTGCGACCCGTCCCGAGACGACCCGTCAGGCCCTCGATGCCGGTACGGAGGTGCTCCGCCCGGGCGGCGTCATCACGGTGGTCGCCTACACGGGCCATGAGGGGGGAGACGACGAGGCCGAAGCCGTGGAGGCCTGGGCGTCGGCACTCCCGCAGGCGCAGTTTCGGGCCTTGTCCTATCGGTTTCCGAATTGGAGCAACGACCCGCCGCGCCTGTTTGCAGTCGAGAAGCGTGACGCCTAAGCGCGGGCCGAGCCCGCCGTGTTGGGTCCTGTCCTGTCCCTCCTCGCTCATATCCTGGACGCGCCATGTGTCTGATTCTTTTCGCAAAGGACGTGCATCCGGAGTATCCCCTCCTTTTTGCGGGGAACCGGGATGAATTTTACGACCGGCCGACGGCTCCTGCCGCCTTTTGGGACGACGCACCGCATGTGCTGGGCGGGCGCGACCTGAAAGCAGGAGGGACGTGG
This window encodes:
- the aroB gene encoding 3-dehydroquinate synthase, which encodes MPSPLAPMAVFVDLDERSYTVHFDSLATVPSLLEDVGLSAGRCLLVTDENVGRHYKTPLVKGLSNAGWTVRSIVLPPGEQTKSASCLHRIYDDALAWGIDRQTPVLALGGGVVGDLAGFAAATLLRGLPLVQLPTSLLAQVDASVGGKTAINHDTGKNLIGAFYQPELVCADPQTLDTLPMREYTSGMAEVIKHALIRDPDLFEALEDHLVPVMARKDREMVSSVIEDAVGVKADVVSADEREEGRRAILNFGHTFAHALERVAGYGAFTHGEAVAIGMRAGLYLSHRRHPEAVPRERLDHVIRAVPIESDPAEVPFPDLYAAMAADKKNEGDTIRFVLLEQLGQAYVTGDVTEADARHAWQFACSN
- a CDS encoding tRNA (mnm(5)s(2)U34)-methyltransferase gives rise to the protein MVIPSILEQAHALAGRAVGEGGIAVDATVGNGHDTAFLARAVGAGGAVVGFDVQEEALIETRHRLEREALSAPVRLVHAGHQTLARHLEETERGRVGAIMFNLGYLPGGDHSVATRPETTRQALDAGTEVLRPGGVITVVAYTGHEGGDDEAEAVEAWASALPQAQFRALSYRFPNWSNDPPRLFAVEKRDA